A region from the Paenibacillus sp. FSL H8-0048 genome encodes:
- a CDS encoding asparaginase → MINTIPEVNFTASPYYNSGLKNVVILATGGTIAGSGEAHKTLNYEPGALPVQDLLDSVPHLERLANCAGVQVSNLCSADITSEHWLTLATYINTLALREDVHGFVITHGTDTLDETSYFLNLVIKTDKPVIITGSMRPATAISADGPLNLYQSVALAANPEAFGQGVMVVFAEGIYSGRDVQKVNTFKANAFDERDFGCLGYMRDSHAFFYTRTLKRHTTATQFDVSVIQELPEVSVAYFHVDANPGILDYLATISKGIVIAGAGGGIYSKPWIDKVGELKNNNIPVVRCSRISSGITLKDSYIDLSANSIPCNSLVPQKARILLSLALTQTTGYDEIAAMFNEY, encoded by the coding sequence ATGATTAATACCATTCCCGAAGTGAATTTTACAGCTTCCCCTTACTATAATTCCGGCCTCAAAAATGTAGTTATTCTCGCCACCGGCGGTACGATTGCCGGCAGCGGCGAAGCCCATAAAACCTTGAATTATGAGCCCGGCGCCCTGCCCGTGCAGGATCTGCTGGATAGTGTACCGCATCTGGAACGGCTGGCGAACTGTGCCGGGGTGCAGGTTAGCAATCTGTGCAGCGCAGATATTACCAGTGAACACTGGCTTACCCTGGCAACCTACATTAACACACTTGCTCTCCGGGAGGATGTGCACGGGTTCGTCATCACCCACGGCACCGACACCCTGGATGAGACGTCCTACTTCCTGAACCTGGTGATTAAGACCGACAAGCCGGTAATCATTACCGGATCTATGCGCCCGGCTACCGCAATCAGTGCCGATGGCCCTCTGAATCTGTATCAGTCGGTAGCACTGGCAGCGAATCCTGAGGCTTTCGGCCAAGGCGTGATGGTTGTCTTTGCTGAGGGAATTTATAGCGGACGGGATGTACAAAAGGTAAACACCTTCAAGGCCAATGCCTTCGACGAGCGTGATTTCGGCTGCCTCGGATATATGCGGGACAGCCACGCCTTCTTCTACACCCGCACCCTGAAGCGGCATACTACTGCAACCCAGTTCGATGTATCTGTGATCCAGGAGCTGCCGGAGGTGTCTGTAGCTTATTTCCATGTGGATGCCAATCCTGGGATTCTGGATTATCTGGCTACGATCTCCAAGGGGATTGTCATTGCCGGAGCTGGCGGAGGGATCTACAGCAAGCCTTGGATTGACAAGGTGGGGGAGCTGAAGAACAATAACATCCCGGTAGTCCGCTGCTCGCGGATTTCCAGCGGAATTACACTTAAGGATTCCTATATTGATTTGTCTGCCAATTCCATTCCCTGCAACAGTCTCGTCCCGCAAAAAGCCAGAATTCTGCTCTCCCTCGCCCTGACGCAAACCACCGGCTACGATGAAATAGCCGCAATGTTTAACGAGTACTAA
- a CDS encoding sensor histidine kinase, protein MKKLKLVHQLNVAFGLSLLLVLSITGVMIHYVLMDHFIGTEQEGLRTLGASLTASLTQAPFTEGGEYTLGKTEPLTAPYPTLSSGVQAIVSDQQGNVVSGNLPALPAQSGVTVDVTAMEQGSLQSIWAGNDPRYLVQVNTLPEGKLTLLTPVSRIKVIEQSLLKRLILVFAAGAAVMLLFSLFITRKLIDPLISLRQELGKVKNRRFAEVNLVRAGGEIGSVARAVYEMAGELHRFNRVQKQFFQNASHELKSPLMSIAGYAEGIRDGVFEGEGVRKGLDIILSESGRLRDLVSEMTLLAKLDSEEDIYQAEDTDLKELLSEAVERVNPLLAARKLSLHLAVSGEHGGMVRADRDKLLQALLNVLSNAVRYAGKRIDVEVHTSKGRITLTVADDGPGIAEELLPSLFHRFVKGKNGESGLGLAIARAIVERCGGELSARNRPEGGAVFTFEFTPSAGSV, encoded by the coding sequence ATGAAAAAGCTGAAGCTGGTGCATCAGCTCAACGTTGCTTTTGGGCTGTCTCTGCTGCTGGTCCTGTCCATCACGGGAGTGATGATTCATTATGTGCTGATGGACCATTTCATTGGCACGGAGCAAGAGGGATTAAGAACACTTGGCGCTTCCCTGACCGCGAGTCTGACGCAGGCTCCATTCACGGAAGGAGGGGAATACACACTGGGAAAAACAGAGCCGCTTACGGCTCCATATCCTACGCTCTCCAGCGGAGTACAGGCCATTGTGAGCGACCAGCAGGGGAATGTGGTCTCGGGAAATCTCCCGGCCCTGCCCGCGCAGTCCGGGGTAACGGTGGATGTCACAGCTATGGAGCAGGGGAGCCTGCAGAGCATATGGGCTGGCAATGATCCGCGTTATCTGGTGCAGGTCAACACGCTTCCCGAAGGTAAGCTCACCCTGCTGACGCCTGTCAGCAGAATCAAGGTCATCGAGCAGTCGCTCTTGAAACGGCTGATTCTTGTCTTTGCTGCGGGAGCGGCAGTAATGCTTCTGTTCAGCCTGTTCATTACGCGGAAGCTGATTGATCCGCTGATCAGCCTGCGTCAGGAGCTGGGGAAAGTGAAAAACCGCCGGTTTGCCGAGGTGAATCTGGTCCGGGCAGGCGGTGAAATCGGTTCTGTCGCCAGGGCAGTGTACGAGATGGCCGGTGAGCTGCACCGGTTCAACCGGGTGCAGAAGCAGTTTTTCCAGAATGCTTCGCATGAGTTGAAGTCTCCGCTGATGTCGATAGCCGGTTATGCGGAGGGCATTAGGGATGGGGTATTTGAAGGAGAAGGCGTCCGCAAAGGACTGGATATTATTCTGAGTGAAAGCGGGCGCTTACGTGATCTGGTCAGCGAAATGACCCTTCTGGCGAAGCTGGACAGTGAAGAGGATATTTATCAGGCGGAGGATACAGATCTGAAGGAGCTGCTGAGCGAGGCGGTGGAGCGGGTCAATCCACTGCTGGCGGCAAGGAAGCTTTCGTTGCATCTGGCAGTCTCCGGGGAGCACGGGGGGATGGTAAGAGCAGACCGGGATAAGCTCCTGCAAGCTCTGCTGAACGTGTTATCCAATGCGGTCCGTTATGCCGGGAAGCGTATTGATGTAGAGGTGCATACAAGCAAAGGGAGGATTACATTAACGGTTGCTGACGATGGTCCGGGCATTGCAGAGGAGCTTCTGCCCAGCCTGTTTCACAGGTTCGTCAAAGGGAAAAATGGCGAATCCGGGCTGGGACTCGCCATCGCACGTGCTATTGTGGAACGCTGCGGCGGAGAGCTTAGTGCCCGGAACCGCCCGGAGGGCGGCGCAGTGTTCACCTTTGAGTTCACGCCATCTGCGGGCAGCGTTTAG
- a CDS encoding response regulator transcription factor, with the protein MNNQTVIAVVDDDENIRNLVEAYLNKENYRTIGLGSAEEAWELWRNDPPGMWVLDIMLPGMDGYELCRRIRDEAEVPIIMISAKDNEVDKILGLELVSDDYLVKPFSPRELVARINRQLKRWERIQTSQSAAVLSAAHTGIELGSLLLHPEERRSFWRGDEVELTSKEFLMLMVFAGNPNRAFTREELLGYVWGEDYFGSDRAVDHLIKRIRKKMDGLPLESVWGHGYRMREVQE; encoded by the coding sequence ATGAACAATCAAACGGTCATTGCCGTTGTGGACGATGACGAGAATATACGCAATCTGGTAGAAGCTTATTTAAATAAGGAGAATTACCGGACGATTGGCCTAGGGAGTGCCGAGGAGGCGTGGGAGTTATGGAGGAATGATCCTCCCGGTATGTGGGTGCTCGATATTATGCTTCCGGGAATGGACGGCTATGAGCTGTGCAGGCGTATCCGCGATGAAGCGGAGGTACCGATTATTATGATCTCTGCGAAGGATAATGAAGTGGATAAAATCCTGGGCCTGGAGCTTGTCAGCGACGATTATCTGGTCAAGCCCTTCAGTCCCCGTGAGCTGGTAGCCCGGATTAACCGCCAGTTGAAACGGTGGGAACGTATTCAGACCTCCCAGTCTGCTGCTGTTCTGTCTGCTGCGCATACAGGGATAGAGCTGGGCAGTCTGCTGCTGCATCCCGAGGAGAGAAGATCCTTCTGGCGGGGAGATGAAGTGGAGCTGACCAGTAAGGAGTTCCTGATGCTGATGGTCTTTGCGGGAAATCCGAACCGGGCCTTTACGCGCGAAGAGCTGCTGGGCTATGTCTGGGGAGAGGATTATTTCGGCAGCGACCGCGCTGTCGACCATCTGATCAAGCGCATCCGCAAAAAAATGGACGGCCTGCCGCTGGAATCGGTCTGGGGTCACGGCTACCGTATGAGAGAGGTACAGGAATGA
- a CDS encoding GNAT family N-acetyltransferase has translation MLKLDSRDYALAWPLLKEVKINTLFAQGVLGGQTTGSVYVDSVHSPRSFYVAHEYGMSLVYGDSGNEEFNRSLSDYITNKTGHRHSAEWLQADPAGGWDPPIEAMLTEHNTRLDAADSRRMYIQTRVNFTFDPEVYYRAKAQWFRQDAEIVQMNGEGFGEQAGSVIPRYFWLDAERFLAAGRGYTLLWEGEQASSAFSAYRTTDQLEIGIESAPGHRGKHFAFSVCCKLIDYCLEQGLEPVWGCRQENMGSYRLAQKLGFKPLLNLPYYRLSELPD, from the coding sequence ATGCTGAAGCTGGATAGCCGGGATTACGCTCTTGCCTGGCCGCTGTTAAAGGAAGTGAAGATCAATACCCTGTTCGCTCAAGGCGTTCTGGGCGGGCAGACGACAGGCAGTGTGTATGTGGATTCTGTACATAGCCCCCGTTCCTTCTATGTGGCTCATGAATACGGGATGTCGCTGGTCTATGGGGATTCCGGCAATGAGGAGTTTAACCGGAGCTTATCTGACTATATTACGAACAAGACGGGGCACCGGCATTCAGCGGAATGGCTGCAGGCTGATCCGGCAGGGGGCTGGGACCCGCCGATTGAAGCAATGCTTACTGAGCATAATACACGGCTTGATGCGGCGGATTCACGCAGAATGTACATACAGACCCGGGTGAATTTTACGTTCGACCCGGAGGTCTACTACCGTGCGAAGGCGCAATGGTTCCGTCAGGATGCGGAGATTGTCCAGATGAACGGAGAGGGATTCGGCGAGCAGGCGGGTTCGGTGATTCCCCGGTATTTCTGGCTTGACGCAGAGCGCTTCCTGGCTGCAGGCCGAGGATACACTTTACTGTGGGAGGGCGAGCAGGCCTCCAGCGCATTCTCGGCTTACCGGACAACGGACCAGCTGGAGATCGGGATTGAATCGGCACCGGGTCACCGTGGGAAGCATTTCGCCTTCTCCGTGTGCTGTAAGCTAATCGATTACTGTCTGGAGCAGGGATTGGAGCCGGTGTGGGGCTGCCGCCAAGAGAATATGGGCTCTTACAGACTGGCGCAGAAGCTGGGCTTCAAGCCGCTATTGAACCTCCCTTACTACCGTTTGTCCGAGCTTCCTGACTGA